The genome window GTCCATGCAAATGACCAGTATCTTATTATGACGGGTATTAAAGAAAAAATCAGCAGTTTGATAAACCCGCCTAATGCTCAGGTGCCATTGGAAAAGGCACAGGAAGCAAGTAAGATAGCAATGGAATTGATTGAGAGCGCAGAGATGCCGGCGGTTATCGGTGATGTGATTCTTAGCGATTACCATAAAATGTGTGAGAAGTACGGCAATAACTTACCTGTAGCAGTGCGTAGCAGCGGCGCAGCATCAATGCCGGGCCAGATGGAGACCTATCTAAATATATGCGGCGACAAAGACCTTATAGACTATGTAAAAAAATGCTGGTCAAGCGCCTATAATACTGAAGCAATCATGTACAGAATGAACAAGGGTATGGAGTTTCTCTTTAATATTGGAGCAGGAATCCCGAAGATGGTTAACTCAAGGGTATCGGGAATAATTTTTACAATAAACCCGATCAACGGTGATATGTCAAAAATTTCCATAGATGCAAGTTACGGCCTTGGCGAAGCTGTTGTAAGCGGATTGGTTACACCGGATACATATCTAATTGATAAGATTACGCTGGATATTATAAAAATCATAAAGGGCAGTAAAGAAATACAGTGTGTCTACAGGGAAAATGCCAGCGATATCGTGCAGACGGAAGTGCCTGAAGAGAAAAGAAGGGTGAACTGCCTGAGCATGGAAGAAGTTAAAGAACTTGCCAGAGTAGGGAAACTGATTGAGAAATATTATGGCAAGGCATATGATATTGAATTTGGTGTTGATGCGGATATTCCTTTCCCACATAACATTATTATCCTTCAGGTAAGACCGGAATCTGTTTGGAGCAAGAAAGAGGTTGCTCCGAAAACAGAAGTGGCGAAAGACCCGATGGAGCGTTTGCTGGGAGTAATGCTTACCGGAGTAAAGCTGAAATAGCTACTTAGGGGAAGGGGAGTTAATATAAAAACGGATATTCTTTTGTGATGTG of Pseudomonadota bacterium contains these proteins:
- a CDS encoding PEP/pyruvate-binding domain-containing protein; translation: MLEKEKRFTLGYDELEGNDFNLVGKKNANLGEMLKAGIPISPGFAVTVHANDQYLIMTGIKEKISSLINPPNAQVPLEKAQEASKIAMELIESAEMPAVIGDVILSDYHKMCEKYGNNLPVAVRSSGAASMPGQMETYLNICGDKDLIDYVKKCWSSAYNTEAIMYRMNKGMEFLFNIGAGIPKMVNSRVSGIIFTINPINGDMSKISIDASYGLGEAVVSGLVTPDTYLIDKITLDIIKIIKGSKEIQCVYRENASDIVQTEVPEEKRRVNCLSMEEVKELARVGKLIEKYYGKAYDIEFGVDADIPFPHNIIILQVRPESVWSKKEVAPKTEVAKDPMERLLGVMLTGVKLK